The genome window TTTCGGAGATAATCCGACTTTGATAATTGATTTCAAAGAAGAGTTGTGCAGAGTTTCCGAAAACGTCGTATTTTACATTTTATGTGAATCTGAAGATAAGGCAAACTCAAGTTTAGGCAAAACTAATTGGGTTAAGATCAACGACTATTCTAAGAATCTCTTTATCTTCAAGGGGCTTGTCAGATGCTAAAATATGAACTTCTCCCTCAACTTCACTTTTAAGTAATTTAATTATTTCTCTATTTATATCTCTTGCAGCCTTATCTGACCTTATCATTATTGTTGATCCTTCTATAAAAGTGGATTTTCTAAATATAATTTTATTTTGATTCTCAAAAGTAAATTTAGATGAACCCCTGCCGTGAATTATATCAAAGAGCTCTTTTACCTTAACTACAGCGTAAATAAAACTTTCATCACTTCTGGCAATCTTTTTGAAGTTTTCGCTTATATCTCTTGCACCTTTATCGGCTAATATTCCTATTATACAATCTCCCCTAGTTGTAAGATAGTTATCTCTTGTTATTTCTAATGTGGTCTTATGTAATCCTCTGATGTTATAATGTCCCTTAATCTTTATCTTGTCTACTGCTATCAACTTTAGCTAATATAAAAGTATATCC of Sulfolobus sp. E5-1-F contains these proteins:
- a CDS encoding DUF371 domain-containing protein; the encoded protein is MIAVDKIKIKGHYNIRGLHKTTLEITRDNYLTTRGDCIIGILADKGARDISENFKKIARSDESFIYAVVKVKELFDIIHGRGSSKFTFENQNKIIFRKSTFIEGSTIMIRSDKAARDINREIIKLLKSEVEGEVHILASDKPLEDKEILRIVVDLNPISFA